Proteins encoded together in one Osmerus eperlanus chromosome 20, fOsmEpe2.1, whole genome shotgun sequence window:
- the thrb gene encoding thyroid hormone receptor beta isoform X2, which yields MQNGYIPSYLDKDELCVVCGDKATGYHYRCITCEGCKGFFRRTIQKNLNPTYACKYEGKCIIDKVTRNQCQECRFKKCIAVGMATDLVLDDGKRLAKRKLIEENRERRRKEELQKTVWDRLEPTQEEWDLIRMVTEAHMATNAQGNHWKQKRKFLVEEAMLLNEITCNLFYTSDQSAVGVKETKPEDIGQGPIINAPEGSKVDIEAFSQFTKIITPAITRVVDFAKKLPMFCELPCEDQIILLKGCCMEIMSLRAAVRYDPESETLTLNGEMAVTRGQLKNGGLGVVSDAIFDLGVSLSSFNLDDSEVALLQAVILLSSDRPGLTSVERIERCQEEFLLAFEHYINYRKHKVAHFWPKLLMKVTDLRMIGACHASRFLHMKVECPTELFPPLFLEVFED from the exons ATGCAAAATG GGTACATACCGAGTTATCTGGACAAGGATGAGCtttgtgtagtgtgtggagACAAAGCTACAGGATATCACTATCGCTGTATCACCTGTGAAGGTTGCAAG GGCTTCTTCCGACGGACAATCCAGAAGAATCTCAACCCTACATATGCATGTAAGTACGAGGGAAAATGCATAATCGACAAAGTGACCAGGAACCAGTGCCAGGAATGTCGCTTCAAGAAGTGCATTGCAGTTGGCATGGCAACTGACT tggtGCTGGATGACGGTAAGCGGCTGGCCAAGCGGAAGCTGATCGAGGAGAACAGGGAGCGTCGTCGGAAAGAGGAGCTGCAGAAGACAGTGTGGGACCGCCTTGAGCCCACGCAGGAGGAGTGGGACCTGATTCGCATGGTCACTGAGGCCCACATGGCAACAAATGCCCAGGGCAACCACTGGAAACAGAAGCGAAAATTTTTG GTCGAGGAAGCAATGCTACTTAATGAAATAACATGTAATTTATTCTATACCTCTGACCAGAGTGCAGTGGGGGTGAAGGAAACTAAG CCAGAGGACATTGGTCAAGGACCCATCATAAATGCACCTGAGGGAAGCAAAGTGGATATAGAAGCCTTCAGTCAGTTTACTAAAATTATCACCCCCGCCATCACCCGTGTGGTGGACTTTGCCAAAAAGCTGCCTATGTTCTGTGAG CTGCCTTGTGAAGACCAGATCATCCTGTTAAAAGGCTGTTGCATGGAGATCATGTCGCTGCGGGCCGCCGTGCGCTACGACCCCGAGAGTGAGACGCTCACACTGAACGGAGAAATGGCCGTCACCCGTGGCCAGCTGAAGAACGGGGGACTGGGAGTGGTCTCAGATGCCATCTTTGACCTTGGAGTGTCACTATCCTCCTTCAATCTGGATGACTCGGAGGTGGCTCTTCTGCAAGCTGTCATCCTCCTGTCATCCG aTCGGCCAGGTCTGACAAGTGTGGAACGGATCGAGCGCTGTCAGGAGGAGTTCCTCCTGGCTTTTGAACATTACATCAACTACCGCAAACACAAGGTGGCCCACTTCTGGCCCAAGCTGCTGATGAAGGTGACAGACCTGAGGATGATCGGAGCATGCCACGCCAGCCGTTTCCTGCACATGAAGGTGGAATGTCCCACCGAGTTGTTCCCTCCACTCTTCCTGGAGGTGTTTGAggactga
- the thrb gene encoding thyroid hormone receptor beta isoform X1, producing the protein MSDQADNCTQHWKHEVMQNGYIPSYLDKDELCVVCGDKATGYHYRCITCEGCKGFFRRTIQKNLNPTYACKYEGKCIIDKVTRNQCQECRFKKCIAVGMATDLVLDDGKRLAKRKLIEENRERRRKEELQKTVWDRLEPTQEEWDLIRMVTEAHMATNAQGNHWKQKRKFLVEEAMLLNEITCNLFYTSDQSAVGVKETKPEDIGQGPIINAPEGSKVDIEAFSQFTKIITPAITRVVDFAKKLPMFCELPCEDQIILLKGCCMEIMSLRAAVRYDPESETLTLNGEMAVTRGQLKNGGLGVVSDAIFDLGVSLSSFNLDDSEVALLQAVILLSSDRPGLTSVERIERCQEEFLLAFEHYINYRKHKVAHFWPKLLMKVTDLRMIGACHASRFLHMKVECPTELFPPLFLEVFED; encoded by the exons ACCAAGCAGACAATTGCACCCAGCACTGGAAACATGAGGTCATGCAAAATG GGTACATACCGAGTTATCTGGACAAGGATGAGCtttgtgtagtgtgtggagACAAAGCTACAGGATATCACTATCGCTGTATCACCTGTGAAGGTTGCAAG GGCTTCTTCCGACGGACAATCCAGAAGAATCTCAACCCTACATATGCATGTAAGTACGAGGGAAAATGCATAATCGACAAAGTGACCAGGAACCAGTGCCAGGAATGTCGCTTCAAGAAGTGCATTGCAGTTGGCATGGCAACTGACT tggtGCTGGATGACGGTAAGCGGCTGGCCAAGCGGAAGCTGATCGAGGAGAACAGGGAGCGTCGTCGGAAAGAGGAGCTGCAGAAGACAGTGTGGGACCGCCTTGAGCCCACGCAGGAGGAGTGGGACCTGATTCGCATGGTCACTGAGGCCCACATGGCAACAAATGCCCAGGGCAACCACTGGAAACAGAAGCGAAAATTTTTG GTCGAGGAAGCAATGCTACTTAATGAAATAACATGTAATTTATTCTATACCTCTGACCAGAGTGCAGTGGGGGTGAAGGAAACTAAG CCAGAGGACATTGGTCAAGGACCCATCATAAATGCACCTGAGGGAAGCAAAGTGGATATAGAAGCCTTCAGTCAGTTTACTAAAATTATCACCCCCGCCATCACCCGTGTGGTGGACTTTGCCAAAAAGCTGCCTATGTTCTGTGAG CTGCCTTGTGAAGACCAGATCATCCTGTTAAAAGGCTGTTGCATGGAGATCATGTCGCTGCGGGCCGCCGTGCGCTACGACCCCGAGAGTGAGACGCTCACACTGAACGGAGAAATGGCCGTCACCCGTGGCCAGCTGAAGAACGGGGGACTGGGAGTGGTCTCAGATGCCATCTTTGACCTTGGAGTGTCACTATCCTCCTTCAATCTGGATGACTCGGAGGTGGCTCTTCTGCAAGCTGTCATCCTCCTGTCATCCG aTCGGCCAGGTCTGACAAGTGTGGAACGGATCGAGCGCTGTCAGGAGGAGTTCCTCCTGGCTTTTGAACATTACATCAACTACCGCAAACACAAGGTGGCCCACTTCTGGCCCAAGCTGCTGATGAAGGTGACAGACCTGAGGATGATCGGAGCATGCCACGCCAGCCGTTTCCTGCACATGAAGGTGGAATGTCCCACCGAGTTGTTCCCTCCACTCTTCCTGGAGGTGTTTGAggactga
- the utp23 gene encoding rRNA-processing protein UTP23 homolog: MKIKRQKQAKKTISFHKFNFSFREPFQILIDGTFCQAALRNKIQIKEQMPKYLMGEVQLCTTNCAMKELESLGKELYGAKLILQRFQVRNCKHFKNPVLASECLLSMLEEANPHHYFVATQDRAVTEGLKKIPGVPLLYIILNTIVLDKPSQASLNHVQAVQLGELVTPAQQQSIRSLKEEVGIGQDGERRGKKRKRKISNPNPLSCLKKKKKKLPTQPLNMRKTDGEEKKRTRNRRRKSAGGEGLLVNPVPNP, from the exons ATGAAGATTAAACGGCAAAAGCAAGCAAAGAAAACAATTAGCTTCCATAAATTCAACTTCAGTTTTCGGGAGCCTTTTCAAATTCTCATCGATGGGACATTCTGTCAAGCAGCATTAAGAAACAAGATTCAGATTAAAGAGCAAATGCCAAAGTATTTAATGGGAGAAGTGCAACTTTGTACAACGAA TTGCGCAATGAAGGAACTGGAATCACTCGGCAAAGAGCTTTACGGAGCCAAACTCATATTGCAACGGTTTCAGGTCCGAAACTGCAAGCACTTCAAGAACCCAGTGCTAGCTTCAGAGTGCCTGCTGTCCATGCTGGAAGAGGCCAATCCTCACCATTACTTTGTTGCCACCCAG GACCGTGCAGTAACAGAAGGCTTAAAGAAGATCCCAGGTGTACCTCTCCTCTATATTATCCTAAACACTATAGTGCTTGACAAGCCCAGCCAGGCATCCCTAAACCACGTCCAGGCTGTGCAGCTTGGGGAGCTGGTCACCCCAGCCCAGCAGCAGAGCATCCGCAGCCTGAAGGAGGAAGTGGGCATCGGGCAGGACGGGGAGCGGCGTggcaagaagaggaagaggaaaatttcgaaccctaaccctctcagctgcctgaagaagaagaagaagaagctgcCCACACAGCCGCTGAATATGAGGAAGACTGATGGCGAGGAGAAGAAACGCACCAGGAATCGTAGACGCAAGTCAGCCGGAGGGGAGGGGTTATTGGTTAACCCTGTTCCAAATCCTTAG
- the thrb gene encoding thyroid hormone receptor beta isoform X4, with amino-acid sequence MSDQADNCTQHWKHEVMQNGYIPSYLDKDELCVVCGDKATGYHYRCITCEGCKGFFRRTIQKNLNPTYACKYEGKCIIDKVTRNQCQECRFKKCIAVGMATDLVLDDGKRLAKRKLIEENRERRRKEELQKTVWDRLEPTQEEWDLIRMVTEAHMATNAQGNHWKQKRKFLPEDIGQGPIINAPEGSKVDIEAFSQFTKIITPAITRVVDFAKKLPMFCELPCEDQIILLKGCCMEIMSLRAAVRYDPESETLTLNGEMAVTRGQLKNGGLGVVSDAIFDLGVSLSSFNLDDSEVALLQAVILLSSDRPGLTSVERIERCQEEFLLAFEHYINYRKHKVAHFWPKLLMKVTDLRMIGACHASRFLHMKVECPTELFPPLFLEVFED; translated from the exons ACCAAGCAGACAATTGCACCCAGCACTGGAAACATGAGGTCATGCAAAATG GGTACATACCGAGTTATCTGGACAAGGATGAGCtttgtgtagtgtgtggagACAAAGCTACAGGATATCACTATCGCTGTATCACCTGTGAAGGTTGCAAG GGCTTCTTCCGACGGACAATCCAGAAGAATCTCAACCCTACATATGCATGTAAGTACGAGGGAAAATGCATAATCGACAAAGTGACCAGGAACCAGTGCCAGGAATGTCGCTTCAAGAAGTGCATTGCAGTTGGCATGGCAACTGACT tggtGCTGGATGACGGTAAGCGGCTGGCCAAGCGGAAGCTGATCGAGGAGAACAGGGAGCGTCGTCGGAAAGAGGAGCTGCAGAAGACAGTGTGGGACCGCCTTGAGCCCACGCAGGAGGAGTGGGACCTGATTCGCATGGTCACTGAGGCCCACATGGCAACAAATGCCCAGGGCAACCACTGGAAACAGAAGCGAAAATTTTTG CCAGAGGACATTGGTCAAGGACCCATCATAAATGCACCTGAGGGAAGCAAAGTGGATATAGAAGCCTTCAGTCAGTTTACTAAAATTATCACCCCCGCCATCACCCGTGTGGTGGACTTTGCCAAAAAGCTGCCTATGTTCTGTGAG CTGCCTTGTGAAGACCAGATCATCCTGTTAAAAGGCTGTTGCATGGAGATCATGTCGCTGCGGGCCGCCGTGCGCTACGACCCCGAGAGTGAGACGCTCACACTGAACGGAGAAATGGCCGTCACCCGTGGCCAGCTGAAGAACGGGGGACTGGGAGTGGTCTCAGATGCCATCTTTGACCTTGGAGTGTCACTATCCTCCTTCAATCTGGATGACTCGGAGGTGGCTCTTCTGCAAGCTGTCATCCTCCTGTCATCCG aTCGGCCAGGTCTGACAAGTGTGGAACGGATCGAGCGCTGTCAGGAGGAGTTCCTCCTGGCTTTTGAACATTACATCAACTACCGCAAACACAAGGTGGCCCACTTCTGGCCCAAGCTGCTGATGAAGGTGACAGACCTGAGGATGATCGGAGCATGCCACGCCAGCCGTTTCCTGCACATGAAGGTGGAATGTCCCACCGAGTTGTTCCCTCCACTCTTCCTGGAGGTGTTTGAggactga
- the thrb gene encoding thyroid hormone receptor beta isoform X3, with protein MSDQADNCTQHWKHEVMQNGYIPSYLDKDELCVVCGDKATGYHYRCITCEGCKGFFRRTIQKNLNPTYACKYEGKCIIDKVTRNQCQECRFKKCIAVGMATDLVLDDGKRLAKRKLIEENRERRRKEELQKTVWDRLEPTQEEWDLIRMVTEAHMATNAQGNHWKQKRKFLSAVGVKETKPEDIGQGPIINAPEGSKVDIEAFSQFTKIITPAITRVVDFAKKLPMFCELPCEDQIILLKGCCMEIMSLRAAVRYDPESETLTLNGEMAVTRGQLKNGGLGVVSDAIFDLGVSLSSFNLDDSEVALLQAVILLSSDRPGLTSVERIERCQEEFLLAFEHYINYRKHKVAHFWPKLLMKVTDLRMIGACHASRFLHMKVECPTELFPPLFLEVFED; from the exons ACCAAGCAGACAATTGCACCCAGCACTGGAAACATGAGGTCATGCAAAATG GGTACATACCGAGTTATCTGGACAAGGATGAGCtttgtgtagtgtgtggagACAAAGCTACAGGATATCACTATCGCTGTATCACCTGTGAAGGTTGCAAG GGCTTCTTCCGACGGACAATCCAGAAGAATCTCAACCCTACATATGCATGTAAGTACGAGGGAAAATGCATAATCGACAAAGTGACCAGGAACCAGTGCCAGGAATGTCGCTTCAAGAAGTGCATTGCAGTTGGCATGGCAACTGACT tggtGCTGGATGACGGTAAGCGGCTGGCCAAGCGGAAGCTGATCGAGGAGAACAGGGAGCGTCGTCGGAAAGAGGAGCTGCAGAAGACAGTGTGGGACCGCCTTGAGCCCACGCAGGAGGAGTGGGACCTGATTCGCATGGTCACTGAGGCCCACATGGCAACAAATGCCCAGGGCAACCACTGGAAACAGAAGCGAAAATTTTTG AGTGCAGTGGGGGTGAAGGAAACTAAG CCAGAGGACATTGGTCAAGGACCCATCATAAATGCACCTGAGGGAAGCAAAGTGGATATAGAAGCCTTCAGTCAGTTTACTAAAATTATCACCCCCGCCATCACCCGTGTGGTGGACTTTGCCAAAAAGCTGCCTATGTTCTGTGAG CTGCCTTGTGAAGACCAGATCATCCTGTTAAAAGGCTGTTGCATGGAGATCATGTCGCTGCGGGCCGCCGTGCGCTACGACCCCGAGAGTGAGACGCTCACACTGAACGGAGAAATGGCCGTCACCCGTGGCCAGCTGAAGAACGGGGGACTGGGAGTGGTCTCAGATGCCATCTTTGACCTTGGAGTGTCACTATCCTCCTTCAATCTGGATGACTCGGAGGTGGCTCTTCTGCAAGCTGTCATCCTCCTGTCATCCG aTCGGCCAGGTCTGACAAGTGTGGAACGGATCGAGCGCTGTCAGGAGGAGTTCCTCCTGGCTTTTGAACATTACATCAACTACCGCAAACACAAGGTGGCCCACTTCTGGCCCAAGCTGCTGATGAAGGTGACAGACCTGAGGATGATCGGAGCATGCCACGCCAGCCGTTTCCTGCACATGAAGGTGGAATGTCCCACCGAGTTGTTCCCTCCACTCTTCCTGGAGGTGTTTGAggactga